In Rhizobium sp. CIAT894, the genomic window CCGCATCGACGGCGTCGAACCGGAACTGCTGCAGAGCATCAGCCAGCCGGTCTGGCCGGAGGGTGACAGGTAGGGTGATGGCGGAATGAGAGCGAAGAAGAGCCGCAGCGTGGTGACTGGCGGCTGCTGTGGATATTGCCACGCCGCTAGCCAGTAAAAGCCGGCGACTGCTTTCAGCCCGAAGCGGCCAATGCGCAAGGATTGCAGTTTGGTTCAGTCCAGGTGCTGTGGTAAGCGGTTAGCAGGGGGCGCTTACTTTGTTCGCCACTCGCCAAGCCAAGGACTTTTCCACGCGAGCGATCTCGATCCTCGACGCTTTGCCTTTCTCAAGTATCAGCATAGCCGGTGTTGAACCATATGCACATGCTCTTCGAAGAGCCTTGAGAACAGGGCCGTTTATGAGCAGATAATTACCAAGATCAACACAGTTAGGTTCGCCTGTGTCAATCAGATTGCCGTTGGAATCACACCGCTCAGTGTAGTGAAAATTGTTTGCTGCAGCTGAAAGCCGATTAACGGCAGCGGTCGCGCTGAACATGTCCCAGAAGAGACATGTGATAAGAAAGATACAGCCGACGAGCACGCTGACCCTGTAAAGGCCAAGAGCAAGACTAGGGTTGGCTTCATCATCCTGCATATATGCGCCTCGGCTTTGGGGCAGACGTAGAATACGACGGATACTATCGGCTTTGAAGATGATCGCAATGTCCGCTATTGGCGCAAACGAACCCGTCGCCAGACCCCAATGATCCTTTCACTTATCGACAGATATCGGCGTGAGGCCAACCGGGAGCCCCGGATCAGCCTTCCTTCACATTCCTCGGCACGCTCCTCGCCAATTGCTCCAGCACTGCCACAATCTTCGGGTCGCGACCCTCGCCGCGCCGCGTGATCGCGTGGATGCCGCGAGATGCGAGTGGCGCCAGCGGTTTGACGACCAGCCTACCGCCGAAATCGCGAAGCGCCAGGCCGGCATCACCGCTGGGCGATCTGCTGGGAAACGGCCGAGGATGAAATGCCGAGTGCATCGCTCGAAAAAAGCCTTGATTGCCGGCCATCTCGCATGGAGCCACGGGGAATATCGACGGAATGCATGAAAGCAGCGTGCCTTATTTCAGCCAATGGGAAACGCCCGCCATGACGCTGCCGGTGCTTGCCGAGGGGCCGCAGGCGCTGCTCAGCGATCCGCTCTGGCGCCATTCGGGAGCCGCGACCATTGAGGAATATGCGCACTGGGCGGTGAATGTCTGCGGCATGGCCTGCCTGAAGATGATCCTCGCCGCGCGCGGCGAGATCCATCCCACCCTCGAACTCGCCCGCACCTGCACGGTTTACGGCGGCTATGTCGTCAACGAGATCGACGCTTCGATCAAGGGGCTGATCTACGCGCCCTTCGTCCGCTTTGTGAGCGAATGTTTCGGGCTCGGCGCCGAGACAATGACCAACGTCGAGACGTCAGCCATCCCGGAACTTCTGTCGAAACGCCGCTTCTTCATCGCCTCCGTGCATTCGGCCATCCGCTGGCCGGAGCAGGAGCCGCCGTCGAGGGGCGGACATCTCGTGCTGGTGACATCAGCCTCGCAGGAGACGATCCGATTCCACAATCCGTCCGGCCATGACGCGGCAAGCCAGGCCGATGTCACGCTGCCGCTTACCGTCTTCGATCGTTTCTTTGCCAATCGCGGCATATCGGTCGAGGCCTGATCTTTCCGACATCCCATCGCTTCGGAGGCTTTCATGACCCCTTCCCCCAACAGGCTGCGCATCGCCGTGCTCTTCGGCGGCCGTTCGGCCGAGCACGAAGTTTCCATCCTCTCGGCGA contains:
- a CDS encoding C39 family peptidase, translating into MHESSVPYFSQWETPAMTLPVLAEGPQALLSDPLWRHSGAATIEEYAHWAVNVCGMACLKMILAARGEIHPTLELARTCTVYGGYVVNEIDASIKGLIYAPFVRFVSECFGLGAETMTNVETSAIPELLSKRRFFIASVHSAIRWPEQEPPSRGGHLVLVTSASQETIRFHNPSGHDAASQADVTLPLTVFDRFFANRGISVEA